From Actinomycetes bacterium, one genomic window encodes:
- a CDS encoding peptidylprolyl isomerase encodes MVEHLTATLHTNRGDIRLVLFEHQAPKTVRNFVELASGSREWTDPQTRQATTAKLYDGTTFHRVISGFMIQGGDPLGTGTGGPGYKFADEFHPELSFNRPYLLAMANAGPNSNGSQFFITVTTTPHLNFKHTIFGEVADAESRQVVDAIATTATGAQDRPVEPVVIESVTIEQPQA; translated from the coding sequence GTGGTCGAGCACCTGACCGCAACCCTGCACACCAACCGGGGCGACATCCGCCTGGTGCTGTTCGAGCACCAGGCGCCCAAAACCGTGCGCAACTTCGTCGAGCTGGCCTCCGGCAGCCGGGAGTGGACCGACCCGCAGACCCGCCAGGCCACGACGGCCAAGCTCTACGACGGCACCACCTTCCACCGGGTGATCAGCGGCTTCATGATCCAAGGCGGTGACCCGCTCGGTACCGGAACCGGCGGCCCCGGCTACAAGTTCGCCGACGAGTTCCACCCCGAACTGAGCTTCAACCGGCCGTACCTGCTGGCCATGGCCAACGCCGGCCCGAACTCCAACGGCTCGCAGTTCTTCATCACCGTGACCACGACGCCGCACCTGAACTTCAAGCACACCATCTTCGGCGAGGTCGCGGACGCCGAGAGCCGGCAGGTGGTCGACGCCATCGCCACCACCGCAACCGGAGCGCAGGACCGTCCGGTGGAGCCGGTCGTCATCGAGTCGGTCACCATCGAGCAACCGCAGGCGTGA